A portion of the Chelonia mydas isolate rCheMyd1 chromosome 23, rCheMyd1.pri.v2, whole genome shotgun sequence genome contains these proteins:
- the ARAF gene encoding serine/threonine-protein kinase A-Raf, with protein MRRCSDSACPVSNGLHMGGPVPVEPPRGPAPDESPAAEPGPAAGTGTVKVYLPNQQRTVVNVRPGATVYDALDKALKVRGLNQDCCAVYRCPAG; from the exons ATGCGGCGCTGCTCGGACTCCGCCTGCCCCGTCTCCAATGGCCTGCACATGGGGGGCCCGGTGCCCGTGGAGCCGCCCCGGGGCCCGGCGCCGGACGAGAGCCCCGCAGCCGAGCCGGGCCCGGCCGCCGGCACCGGCACCGTCAAGGTCTATCTGCCCAACCAGCAGCGCACCGTG GTCAACGTGCGGCCGGGAGCCACCGTCTACGACGCCCTGGACAAAGCGCTGAAGGTGCGAGGGCTGAACCAGGACTGCTGCGCCGTGTATCGGTGCCCAGCCGGGTGa